One window of the Shewanella cyperi genome contains the following:
- a CDS encoding SDR family NAD(P)-dependent oxidoreductase, translating to MRFDNQRALISGAAGDLGRACTLALAERGATLVLVDRPEAAENMAYLRQSLATLGCEPRCISLDLADSQAVAAMAEEVLAEGPVDLLLNSAGIRVAKPFGQLTLADWRAQMAVDLDAAFLLTQAFWPGMLARKYGRVLMMSAATALFGDPDMCAYGSAKAALLGLTASLAKEGAEHNVHVNSLSALAATSMTAGHLAPQVQELFPKELCTAAMLFLLGCKAPNGHHLQAAGGSISELCLAEYRHLYLLPEQRTPEILAQRWGDIVRAYPVLEHGSGEEQTLALARRAAREMGVSID from the coding sequence ATGCGTTTTGACAATCAGCGGGCACTTATCAGCGGTGCCGCGGGTGACCTGGGACGGGCCTGTACGCTGGCGCTGGCGGAGCGGGGGGCGACCCTGGTGTTGGTTGACAGACCCGAAGCCGCCGAGAACATGGCCTATTTGCGCCAGTCCCTGGCGACCCTGGGCTGTGAGCCCAGATGCATCAGCCTGGATCTGGCCGACAGCCAGGCCGTTGCTGCCATGGCCGAAGAGGTGCTGGCAGAAGGCCCGGTGGATCTCCTGCTCAACAGCGCGGGCATTCGTGTTGCCAAACCCTTTGGCCAGCTGACCCTGGCCGATTGGCGCGCTCAGATGGCGGTGGATCTCGATGCCGCTTTCCTGCTGACCCAGGCATTCTGGCCCGGCATGTTGGCACGCAAATATGGCCGGGTACTGATGATGAGCGCTGCCACCGCGCTGTTCGGCGATCCCGATATGTGTGCCTATGGCAGCGCCAAGGCCGCGCTGCTGGGCCTGACCGCCAGCCTGGCCAAAGAGGGCGCCGAGCACAATGTCCATGTCAACAGCCTGAGCGCCCTCGCCGCTACCTCGATGACGGCCGGTCATTTGGCGCCCCAGGTGCAGGAGCTGTTTCCCAAGGAGCTGTGCACCGCCGCCATGCTGTTCCTGCTCGGTTGTAAGGCGCCTAACGGCCATCACCTGCAGGCCGCGGGCGGCAGTATCAGCGAACTGTGCCTGGCGGAATATCGCCATCTGTATCTGCTGCCCGAGCAGCGCACGCCGGAAATCCTCGCCCAACGTTGGGGCGACATAGTCCGAGCCTATCCGGTACTGGAACACGGCAGTGGTGAGGAGCAGACTCTGGCGCTGGCGCGCCGTGCCGCCCGGGAAATGGGCGTCAGCATTGACTGA